The following are encoded together in the Coffea arabica cultivar ET-39 chromosome 1c, Coffea Arabica ET-39 HiFi, whole genome shotgun sequence genome:
- the LOC113714672 gene encoding uncharacterized protein: MGCFLGCFGGSKDRKRRKQRNKVIPRDQQHRHGGQNSLQGTVSTTELPIKESPPTNLVSTELRDNPEEKLSPLSSSNRKRVTFNSNVTTYENVSVIEGTEFFPEGKEVIEKEKGDILVQSSKSESEDDSITSSIGSYPRNHRYQNCRDSDDEAEAFGDSDLEDDGDDGEDYSDYDEDGNDQIFGLEVQSGSGLTAAMESRTDDVSDRLTLGEVESPMKASFLPEQEVKTLGLNRNARSRSAYIHPVLNPVENLTQWKTVKSRGTSQWKPQKENFSAELEVPRMSFSSQPTFKQPSSGLKQKSDSFNTLSQDIAVDASLSTWLVGRESTPAKTSLSSLETVTCEKVGSKSPGSNSVRSFEDRPILGALTVEELKQLSAASSPRRSPSWSPDEMPIIGTVGTYWNDSVSSKDSRSASSYKGIPNTTSKYREDKRINWHNTPFETRLERALNRGAGEA; this comes from the exons ATGGGTTGTTTTCTTGGATGCTTTGGCGGGTCTAAGGATCGCAAACGCCGAAAACAGAGGAACAAGGTCATCCCTCGAGACCAACAACAC AGGCATGGAGGCCAAAACTCTCTTCAGGGTACCGTGTCTACTACTGAGCTGCCGATTAAAGAATCACCACCGACCAACTTGGTTTCTACAGAGTTGCG TGATAATCCCGAAGAGAAATTGAGCCCATTGAGCTCAAGTAACAGAAAAAGAGTTACATTCAATTCAAATGTAACAACATATGAGAATGTTTCAGTTATTGAGGGCACTGAGTTTTTCCCGGAGGGTAAAGAAGTTATTGAGAAGGAGAAGGGGGATATTTTGGTACAATCAAGTAAGTCTGAATCTGAAGATGATTCGATTACATCAAGTATTGGATCATACCCTCGGAACCATAGGTATCAGAACTGCAGGGACAGTGATGACGAAGCTGAAGCATTTGGTGATAGTGACTTGGAAGATGATGGCGACGATGGTGAAGACTACAGTGATTATGATGAAGATGGGAATGACCAAATCTTTGGTCTAGAAGTCCAGTCTGGCTCAGGATTAACAGCAGCTATGGAGTCAAGAACAGACGATGTTTCAGATAGATTAACTTTGGGGGAGGTCGAGAGTCCAATGAAAGCATCTTTCTTGCCTGAACAAGAAGTCAAAACTCTTGGGCTCAACAGAAATGCACGGAGTAGGAGTGCTTATATTCATCCTGTGCTGAATCCAGTTGAGAATCTTACCCAGTGGAAAACAGTGAAATCAAGAGGGACTTCACAGTGGAAACCCCAGAAGGAGAATTTTTCTGCAGAACTTGAAGTGCCTCGTATGTCATTCAGCTCACAACCAACTTTTAAGCAGCCATCATCGGGTCTCAAGCAAAAATCAGACTCGTTCAATACTTTGAGTCAGGACATTGCTGTGGATGCTAGTCTTTCAACTTGGTTAGTTGGCCGAGAATCCACTCCCGCCAAGACGAGCCTTAGCAGTCTTGAAACGGTTACTTGCGAGAAGGTTGGCAGCAAGTCACCAGGTTCAAATTCAGTAAGAAGTTTTGAAGATAGACCAATTTTAGGTGCATTGACAGTTGAGGAGCTGAAACAGTTATCAGCAGCATCCTCCCCACGAAGGTCACCTAGTTGGAGCCCTGATGAGATGCCTATCATAGGAACTGTTGGAACTTATTGGAATGACTCGGTATCATCTAAGGATTCTCGGTCAGCGTCATCTTATAAAGGCATACCAAACACCACCAGCAAGTATAGGGAG GATAAGAGAATTAATTGGCACAATACGCCTTTCGAGACAAGACTAGAGAGAGCTTTGAATAGGGGTGCTGGTGAAGCCTAA
- the LOC113714682 gene encoding heterogeneous nuclear ribonucleoprotein 1 has translation MDSSVSDEGKLFVGGIAWDTEENRLKDYFNKYGEVTHAAIMRDKATGQPRGFGFVVFSDPSILDSVLRDKHTVDGRTVEVKRALSRAKQQSLRSGDSNANNSRNYGGLGNYRTKKIFVGGLPSTLTEGEFVQYFENYGDIADAVIMFDQSTGRSRGFGFITFDAEDAVDRVLNKTFHELNNKLVEVKKALPKEFNPVYAAHGRNFNAYGSYSANAFNSQMDSSRFLQPQPAAGGYPPYSSFAAPSFGYGLANTNALYGGFGAYAFGSSIAGYSGSALAYGNQTATSTGYASSTADLQKGQWGSQSIGHGALGYSLNPGYGFTVPWNTPGGAASLGRSPRGTANSGTSSYRGVEYPFTDSGKHQTLNKHRGSIKKNRNAGQNSAETGNHEASGGGFKGRTYDSSDGASQYPDGT, from the exons ATGGATTCATCAGTATCAGACGAAGGGAAGCTATTCGTTGGAGGAATTGCATGGGACACCgaggaaaatagactcaaagatTATTTTAACAAGTATGGAGAAGTGACCCATGCCGCGATCATGCGAGACAAGGCCACTGGCCAGCCCAGAGGCTTCGGCTTCGTCGTCTTCTCTGACCCCTCCATTCTTGATTCAGTTCTTCGAGACAAGCACACCGTTGATGGCCGTACG GTAGAAGTTAAGAGGGCTTTGTCAAGAGCAAAACAGCAAAGCTTACGATCAGGGGATTCAAATGCCAACAACAGTAGAAACTATGGTGGGCTTGGGAATTACAGAACTAAAAAGATCTTTGTTGGTGGGTTGCCTTCTACTCTGACAGAAGGTGAATTTGTGCAGTATTTCGAGAATTATGGTGACATTGCTGATGCAGTAATTATGTTTGACCAGAGTACTGGTCGATCGCGTGGTTTTGGTTTTATCACCTTTGACGCTGAAGATGCTGTTGATAGAGTTTTGAACAAGACATTTCATGAGTTGAATAACAAACTTGTTGAGGTCAAAAAGGCTCTTCCCAAAGAATTTAATCCTGTCTATGCTGCGCATGGCAGAAACTTCAATGCTTATGGTTCTTACAGTGCCAACGCATTTAATAGTCAAATGGACAGTAGTAGATTCTTGCAGCCACAACCTGCTGCAGGTGGCTACCCTCCCTATTCCAGCTTTGCAGCTCCTAGTTTTGGATATGGATTGGCAAATACTAATGCTCTTTATGGTGGTTTTGGTGCTTATGCTTTTGGAAGTTCCATTGCTGGTTATAGTGGCTCAGCTTTGGCATATGGTAACCAAACTGCTACAAGCACTGGATATGCAAGCAGCACTGCTGATCTTCAGAAAGGCCAATGGGGCAGCCAGAGTATCGGGCATGGTGCCTTGGGCTACAGCCTAAATCCTGGCTATGGGTTCACTGTTCCTTGGAATACTCCAGGTGGTGCTGCATCATTAGGACGATCTCCAAGAGGCACTGCTAACTCGGGAACTAGTAGTTACCGTGGTGTTGAATACCCTTTTACTGATTCTGGTAAACATCAAACACTAAATAAGCATAGAGGgagcataaaaaaaaatagaaatgcagGTCAGAATTCTGCTGAAACAGGGAATCATGAGGCGAGTGGAGGAGGCTTCAAGGGAAGGACCTATGACAGCAGTGATGGTGCTTCACAGTATCCAGATGGTACATGA